The sequence below is a genomic window from Leptospira inadai serovar Lyme str. 10.
CGTTCATTCTTGGTAAAGAACCTTACACAAGAGGAGCGTTTTCGTGCCTTCCTGAAAACCGATTCTTTTTCATTTCCTATAGATTGGAAAGACTATGCGGTGACATTCGGGAAACTCGCCCACGGGCGGGAGTTCCCGCTTAATAGATATTCCAGATGGACAGGACGTCCTCCCGTATTCGGAGGAGGAATGACCCCTTCGACCGTGGAACCCGAGATCGTCATAGCCGCCGCAAAAGAAGGTTATGTGGTCGAGTGGGCCGGAGGAGGACAAGTAACGGAGGAACTTTTTAGAAAGCGATTGGAGATAATCCGCCAAGAGCTTCCACCCGGAAAGGGAATCGTAGTTAATCTTCTTTATCTCGATGCTTATCTTTGGAATCTTCAAGTTCCGCTTGTCAAGAAATGTAAATCGGAAGGAGCTCCTATCGACGGAGTAACGATCTCTGCAGGAATTCCGGAGCCGGAGGAAGCGGTCAGACTTTTGGAGGAATTTTCATCATCAGGCATTTGGTTAAATTCGTTTAAACCCGGTACCATAGATCAAATTCAAAAAGTATTAAGGATTGCTGATAAAGTTCCGCATATCACTTTCATGATGCAGATTGAAGGCGGCGCGGCCGGTGGACATCATAGCTGGGAAGATTTGGAAGACCTGGTCCAAAGCACTTACGGAGAAATTCGAAAAAGATCGAATCTGATTCTCGCTGTAGGCGGAGGAATCGGGTCGCCGGAAGATTCCGCATCGTGGTTGTCCGGCGACTGGGATTCTCGGAATAAAAAGCCTGTGGACGCGGTCTTTCTCGGTACTCGATTGATGGCCGCGAAGGAATGTAAAACCTCGCTTGCGATTAAGAAAGAATTAGTCAAAAAATCCGGTGACATTGACTGGTCAAAAACGAAAGAAGGAAAAGATGTCGGCGGAGTCGTATCCGGAAAATCGGGATTAGGAGCGGACATATATTATGCTTCCAATACTTGGACAAAGCTTTCGGAGTTGGCCGAGAAAATTACGAAAGGTAAGGAGCCGAAAGAAGCTAGGCGTAACGTTTTGGATCATAAGGCGGAATTGGTAGAACTAGTCAACCGGACCGCCAAACCGTACTTTGGCGACATTGATGCCATGAATTATAACGAAGTACTAGAAAGGTTCGTAGAACTGACATGCCCCGGCGAACGACTTCAGTCGAGTGAAGGCGACTGGCCGGATCATCCGTTTATCGATTTTAGTTTTCGTACTCGCTTGCAGGAACTCTTCTTACGTTTTGAAGGAAGGTTATTATTTCCGGGTAAAGAAGTGGAATCCCTGCTTCAGCGAATCGAGGATTTGGACGATCCGAAGGCATTCCTGATTCGTTGGAGAAAAAACTATCCGATCGGAAACGATCTATTCATACTTCCGGAAGATCGTGAATTTTTCTTGGAAGTTTGTAAGCGTCCCGGGAAGCCCGTGAACTTCATTCCGATTTTAGATGAGGATCTAGTTCGTTGGATTCGATCGGATTCCCTTTGGTATTCGCATTGTATCGATATGGATCCGAATGCTTGTCCGTGGATTCCGGGGCCTAAGGCATTAGTAGGTCTGCTACAGGAAAACGAACCTGTCTCCGAGATTCTGAAAAGTTTCGTGGATGGTTTAAAATCGGAAGCGGAAGCTTTTCAAATCGAACTTTGGAAGGAGTTCCTGCCTCGGAAGGATTCGGAACATCTCCAAGGAGTAGAGCTTATTCGATCGGAAAGCAGGACGGAGGCATTCTTACCATCGTCGGAACTCATCCAAAAAGAAACTTGGATCGATTTTCTAAGCCGACAAGGAGAAGGAATGATTTCGGCTCTCTTGACCTGCGCCAGGATTAATGGAAAGGTTTCCGACATCCCGGATTGGTTTTCGCCGACTTTGTATCGAAAGTTTTCCTGGCGGGTAGCGGATTCCGGCGAACTCATTGAGCTATGCGCTTATAAGGAAGGAGACACCTTGCCGTCCGTCACTCTTCGCCTACTGGGGAAAAAATCCGCGGAGCTGACTCTTTTCTTCTCTCACCCGCAGGATCACGATTCTATTCCTTTTACTAGAAGATTTACGGCCGTGGATGAGCCTGACGTTCTCTTTTTGGAAGATGGGGAATTCCGATCCGAATCGATCCGTTCTTTCCATTCAAACGTTTGGAAATTGGGAAAGCATCAGGAATTTTCGTCGTCCATTCAATTTCCATTATATTCAAACGATTCTTATGCGGAGAATGAAAATGAAAGGGCGATCGAACGGAGCGAGATCGTAGACTTCCGAAAGGCGACTAACGATTATTTTCGAAAAGATTTCGAGGAAGGCGGCGGTCTTCTTTCGTCCTTGTCCATGGGAGCCGTTTTCGCTTGGAAAGAAATTATCGGGCCTTTGTTCTCGTTCCCGAAAGCGGATTTATTCCGTCTTTTACATCTTTCCCAGAATTTCACTTGGAAACCGGCAGCTGCCGGCTTGAAAGCAGGCGATGTCATATCATCCTCGGCTCGAATTTCCAGCGTGGAAAAACTTGCCGATGCAGCCGCAGTTTATGTGTCGGGAGAAATTCGGAATCGTGAGGTTAGCGTAGCGAGTTTCGAGACCGGCTTTTTACTGCGCGGATTCCGAGGGGATTTTGCGAGTTTCGATTCTAGACCGAAGGAAGGAGGCATTCTCGTTTCGTCCCTCGCCGAAGCCGACGTTCTTAGGCAAATTCCCTGGATTCGAAAGAGAAGCGATTCAATGGAAATCCAACAAGGCGATATCCTTCGATTCAGGACTCAAAAACGGCTATCGGTTTCGGAGGGAAAGGAAACTCGACATGAAATCGAAGGAATCGTTTATCGGATCGATAAACTAGGAAATAAATCAATATATTCCGATTTTATTATAAACGAAAAAACGATCGGAACCGAAACCTCGTCCTTAGATCGAATTTTTCAGGTCTTTGAATCGGCTGACTCTCCGATTCCCTTGAAGAAAAAATATAAGCTCGTATCCGAAGTATTTCGGGCGCCCAAGGATATGAGTTTATATTCCGCCGCTTCGCAAGATGCAAATCCGATTCATACGGATCCGAATTTTGCCCGTCTCGGCGGTTGGGATGGACCCATCGTTCACGGACTCTGGACCTCCTCCCAGGTGACGAACATACTCGTTAGATTCGCTTGCGGTGGAGATTCGTCCAGACTAGTTTCTTTGAAGGAAACCTTCGAGGCTCCGGTTTATCTAAACGAAGAATTACGTTTGGATGCATTTCACGTGGCGCAATCCTCGGGGAATCAGGTCATAGAAATCTTCCTACAGTCTAAAAACGGCGAGATTAAATTGAAGGCGGAGGCGCTTGTTTCTCCGGCTAAAACCTCCTACGTTTTTACCGGCCAAGGTTCCCAATCGCAGGGAATGGGAATGAAACTTCTGGAGGAGTTCCCCGAAGCTAGGGAAATTTGGGCGCAAGCCGAGCATACCGCAAATTCCGAATTGGGATTCTCTCTGCTGGAGATCGTACGTAATAATCCGACTTCGATTCGGTGCGGCGGGAGAGATTGGGTTCATCCTAAAGGAGTTCTGCATTTAACTCAATTTACTCAAGTGGCCTTGGTCGCAAAATCTCTAGCCGACTGGGCTGTCCTGAAAAAAAGAGGATACTTAGTTCCCGATTCGCCGTTTGCCGGTCATTCCCTTGGAGAATTTTCCGCGCTAGCGGCCAGAGGGTTTATCGGTTCTGAAAACGTATTTAAAATCGTATACAATCGCGGATTTACGATGCAGAGACTGGTTCCTAGAGACGCGGCGGGAAAAAGTAATTATGCGATGAGCGTGGTTCTAGGAAACCGCCACGTAGGCCTGAACGAAGCTAAAATACTGGAATTAGTGGACGAATCCAAGAAAGAAACAGGCCTTCATCTAGAAGTAGTAAATTATAATATTCGAGATAAGCAATATTCAGTTACCGGTCATATCGCAGCATTGGAATTGCTGGAGGCAAAATCCAAAAAATTCGCCAAGGGTAAAAAAACTACGATTCGACTGGAAGGGATAGACGTTCCGTTCCATTCGCGCATATTATTTTCAGGCGTTCCGGATTTCCGCGCAACCTTAGAGAAGAATATTCCCGCCGATTTGCCCTTACGGGATCTGGATGGGAAATACATCCCGAATTTAATCGCGATTCCGTTCAGCGTATCGAAGGAGTTTCTTCAAACGTTGCTGGACGTATCGGGAAGCGAATCTATCTCGGTTCTTTTAAAGAAGAATCCCGAAGAATTGGATTCGAACGAAGTTAGACGAACGATCTTGATCGAGCTACTGGCGTATCAATTCGCCATGCCGGTGCAATGGATTCGGACTCAGGAAGTCTTCTTCGGAGAACTCGGAATCAATCGTTTGATCGATGTCGGAGCAAGGGGGGACCTATCCGGCATGGCAAGGCAAACTCTGAAAGACCGGACGGATTCTTCTAAATTTCAAATTCTACATTTGGAAGAGAACAGGGACGAAGTTTTTTACGAGAAAGAGGATGTCCCCGACGCGGAATGGAGCGTTCAAACCGAGGAGGCCGAATCGATTCCCGAGGAACCGAAATCGTCCATCTCCTTAGAGCATAACGTATCCGTTTTGCCGGACGCTAAGGAAGAAATCATAATCGTTTCCCATCCCGGAGCTTCTTTAGAAATTCCGAATGTAACTCTGGATCGAAAGGATGCACTCTTCTCGCTTCTCTCGCTCAAAGCGGGAGTTCGCGTGGATGAAATCTCCGAATCCGGAACCGTCGACGATCTATTCGGGGGAAATTCCTCTAAACGGAATCAAGCGCTCGCCGATATAGGTTCCGAGTTTAGAACGAACGCTTTAGAAGGAGCTCACGAAAAGCCTTTGAAGGATTTCGTCCAAGTACTCGCGGATCGGATGCCGTACGAGCAACCGGGGCCGTACTTGCGAAGTGCGTTTGAAGAGACCGTAAAGAAATTCTTTCCTCCGGAATTCGGACGAAAAGAAATCTTTCAACACTTGAAAGAAGAACGAATGTTAAGCGAAAGCGGAGTCTTTGCCCTAAGCATGTATCTACCTTTGGCGGTTAGGGACGGAGAATCTCTCGGAAAAGGAGCTTTGAGTCCGATCGGACTCAAAAGCAGGCTTACCGGTACGAAAGAATCCGCGCGATGGTTGGATCAGGCGGTGGATCTTTTCTCTTCCTGGAAAAACGTCCAAATTCCCAAAAGATCGGCTTTTTCCAATAACGGAGGAGGCGGAGCCAAAGTGGACTCGGTCGCTTTAGAGGCTCTGGAAAGGAAATACTTCGGTCTCGATGGAGCCTTTGCCAAATCGATACGAGACTTGAGAAGACGTCTTTTGGAAGACGACCCATATTCGGAATATTTAATCCACGATTTGGGTAAGATCGAAGAAGGTCGCTCCGTTCTCGACAAAAGCGAGGACCGGATTCCAGCCATTTTTTCCGAAAAGAAAATCGTTTCTTTCAAAAATTCGCATCAATGGGCGAAGAAGAGAGTTTTAGCTCTCGCGGCGCAATTTTTAAAAGGTGAAATTCGGGAATTTTCCAAAGAGGACACACTCTATTTCGGGAATCATTCCGACTCTGAAATTCTGGATATTTTAGAATATTGGAATACCGTCTTCGGGAAGAAGGCGCACAAATCCTCTTTATCGGACGAGAGGAAGAGGTTTGAAAATGCGAACCTGCAATTTTCGAGATTAAAAAACCGTCTTTCCGAAAGAATCGACGAATCTCCGGTCTTTGTTTATCCTCGAGTGATCCAGCGGCCGGATTTGAAAGACGGGGAAAACGGTTCATTGGTCTGCGGTGACGAGGAACTAGAATTAAATCCGGCGGTCAGTTATTCGAGATACTCGTTTCTGGAATCCAGCGGCGACTTCGGATCGACTTTCGAACGAAACGAAGCGGAAACTAAAGAATATTCAAAAATTCTAAATGATCTCTGTAAAACGGGAATTTCTTTTTCCGGAACAAAGGTTTTGGTCACAGGAGCGGGTCCCGGTTCCATAGCCTCGGAAATAGTAAAGGCATTTTTACTAGGAGGGGCGGAGGTAGTCCTGACTACAAGTTCCTATTCTTCGGATAGGATCGGATTTTATAAAAAACTGTATCAACGATACGGCGCAAAAAATTCCTCGCTTCAAATCGTTCCTTTTTCGCAAGGATCCTTTGCGGACATTCGTTCTCTTGTCGATTGGCTGGAATCTAAAAATTGGATCCCCGATTTTCTATTTCCATTTGCTGCGATCGGAGAAGAAAATACGGCATCGTCCTTGGACGACACTTCGCTTCTTTCGATCAGGGTTATGCTTGTCGGAGTCGAAAAGTTGATCGGGGAATTGGGTAAGCGAAGGGCGAATTTCGGCGACTCGGAACATAAACTCAACGTTATCCTACCTTTGTCTCCGAATCACGGAATATTCGGTAGGGACGGAATGTATGCCGAGACAAAGCTCGGCTTAGAAACTTTGTTTCGCAAGAAATTTTCGGAATCCGCGGATTGGGGTCGATTCGTGCGGATATTGGGAGGAGTTATCGGATGGGTGCGCGGAACCGGCCTTATGGAAGCCAACGATTTATTGGCTCCTGTCTTAGAAGATCAAACGGGAATGCGAACCTTCTCTCGTTCCGAAATGGGATTTTTACTAATCGGTTTAGCCGGCTGGGGTTTGCGGAACGGCTCGTTGGAGGTCGTGAAGGCGGATCTAACGGGAAATTTACGGGACGTAAAAAATCTAGGGGAACGTCTCGCCAAAATTCGCGCCGATATAATCGCTCGTAACAAACATACGACGGAAATCCAAAACATAAGCTCGGCATTGTATCCGACTCGCCCCATTAGAAAGGTTAAACCTCTTCCGAAACAGGGCCTGGTCTTTCCGGAAGCTCCAAATGAGACGGATTTGGAGGAATTTAAACAAACCGCCAAAACCGATCTCAGTAAATTGGTCTGTGTCGTCGGATACTCCGAACTCGGTCCGGGTGGGAGTTCCCTCACTCGTTGGGACTTGGAAAAGTCCGGAACTCTATCCCTCGAAGCGAGTGTGGAGATGGCTTGGATGATGGGCTATATTCAATATCGGACCGGAGAAAAGGGTAAGGTCTGGACGGATGCGAAAACGGGAGAAGAAATCCAAGAGTGGGAAGTTAAGCAGAAGTATGAAAGCGAAATCCTAAAGCACTCGGGGATTCGAATCGTAGAGATTAAAAGCTCCGGATTTGATCCGTCGGAGATTTCCGTATTCGCCGACGTGGTATTGGAGGAGGACTTTTATATTCCGGTATCGGGTCCTGAAGAGGCGGAAGAATTTCGAAAAGCCGAACCGGAAATTACGGAGATCTACAATAATCAAAAATCGGAAAAATGGTTCATTAAAAGGAAAAAAGGATCCGTATTAAAAATTCGTAAAGCATCGGCGATAAAAAGAAAAATCGCCGGTCAAATCCCCGACGGTTGGGATCCGGAAAAATACGGAATTCCTAAAGATCTCATTCGCCAGGTCGATACGATCACGATATTCAACCTGTACTGCACTTGCGAAGCGTATTTGCGCGCAGGACTGGATCCGTTCGAACTTTTTGAAACCGTTCATCCTAGTCAAGTGGGTACCACTGTAGGATCGGGTATGGGTGGCATGCAGATGCTCAAACGTCTATTCCTGGATTATCGTTTGGGAGAGGAAAGGCAGCATGACGCGCTTCAAGAGGCGCTGATCAACGTCACCGCTGCCTGGGCCGTTACCTCTTATGCCGGAATTTACGGAACGATGCAAACGCCAGTCGCGGCCTGCGCGACCGGCGGGATTTCAATTGAACTTGCTAGAGACGCGATACTTTCGGGAAAGGCGAAATTTATGATCGCAGGAGCATTCGACGATATTGCGGAAGAAAGCATGATCGGTTTCGGAGATATGAATGCCACTGCAAATTCGGAAGAAATGGCCGAACAAGGAATCGAACCTTCTAGTATTTGCAGGCCGAACGATATTCGTAGAAACGGTTTTTTAGAATCCCAGGGAGGAGGAATTATTCTTCTCGCAAGAGGAGATATCGCTCTGCAGATGGGATTGCCGGTTTATGGAATCGTGGGCTTTGCCGCATCTCGTACGGACGGTATTCAATCTTCTATTCCGGCTCCGGGAATCGGACTTCTTTCCTTGGCAGCGGATTCCGAAACCGAGTCTTCTCCTTTAAAGGAGGCATTGCTAGCTTTCGGATTAAGCGCGGACGATATCGCTTTAGTATATAAACATGATACGTCTACGAAAGCGAACGATAAGAACGAGAATAGACTTTTGCATACTCTCATGCGGAAACTGGGAAGAACGCCGGGCAATTCTCTTGCGGTCGTTTCTCAAAAATCTCTGACCGGACATCCGAAGGCCGGCGCGGCGGTTTGGCAAGCAATCGGACTTCTTCAATCCTTAGAGGAGGGAGTGATTTCCGGAAATCGGAATTTGGAGGATGTGGATTCGGACATGAACGTCTACTCTTCGCTTAGCTTCACCGACGAGACGATATCCTTCGGAAAGAATTTCTGGAAAGCCGGAATGTTAAGTACATTAGGTTTCGGTCATATAGGAGCTTTA
It includes:
- a CDS encoding type I polyketide synthase — its product is MKTAENRGKQETMIMREAARDVARNFLPEDVRVSVLFAGQGNNPLPELMSLFETEGDGAEFFQRLYATLGTCMSRVQGEGLAFLFPRGFDLRTWLRDPDAVPKELIQKSSLYSVPLVFAAQAGNLFRFLRNESDWKLLRSNTAGIYGHSQGIFAALLLSSSPNREIFLDNFEKTFSALFFLILRAQTIYPEMDIDPEILRRFAKKGEIPSPMAQMRFSEQVDSLADILNNYNKSVDSSEKVFLCLINGPNDRVFGGSPEALLKFRDYLSRSGQEGVRTWNFIDASIPFHSPFLAEVPKMVEADFVRIGFSPKPEDLEISLYDTRKGEDMRTLSSTNLANDLASMVSNDLLDWNRTLSSLIESKGKQLLLSFGPGNFVEKLSVPFLKGRSFLVKNLTQEERFRAFLKTDSFSFPIDWKDYAVTFGKLAHGREFPLNRYSRWTGRPPVFGGGMTPSTVEPEIVIAAAKEGYVVEWAGGGQVTEELFRKRLEIIRQELPPGKGIVVNLLYLDAYLWNLQVPLVKKCKSEGAPIDGVTISAGIPEPEEAVRLLEEFSSSGIWLNSFKPGTIDQIQKVLRIADKVPHITFMMQIEGGAAGGHHSWEDLEDLVQSTYGEIRKRSNLILAVGGGIGSPEDSASWLSGDWDSRNKKPVDAVFLGTRLMAAKECKTSLAIKKELVKKSGDIDWSKTKEGKDVGGVVSGKSGLGADIYYASNTWTKLSELAEKITKGKEPKEARRNVLDHKAELVELVNRTAKPYFGDIDAMNYNEVLERFVELTCPGERLQSSEGDWPDHPFIDFSFRTRLQELFLRFEGRLLFPGKEVESLLQRIEDLDDPKAFLIRWRKNYPIGNDLFILPEDREFFLEVCKRPGKPVNFIPILDEDLVRWIRSDSLWYSHCIDMDPNACPWIPGPKALVGLLQENEPVSEILKSFVDGLKSEAEAFQIELWKEFLPRKDSEHLQGVELIRSESRTEAFLPSSELIQKETWIDFLSRQGEGMISALLTCARINGKVSDIPDWFSPTLYRKFSWRVADSGELIELCAYKEGDTLPSVTLRLLGKKSAELTLFFSHPQDHDSIPFTRRFTAVDEPDVLFLEDGEFRSESIRSFHSNVWKLGKHQEFSSSIQFPLYSNDSYAENENERAIERSEIVDFRKATNDYFRKDFEEGGGLLSSLSMGAVFAWKEIIGPLFSFPKADLFRLLHLSQNFTWKPAAAGLKAGDVISSSARISSVEKLADAAAVYVSGEIRNREVSVASFETGFLLRGFRGDFASFDSRPKEGGILVSSLAEADVLRQIPWIRKRSDSMEIQQGDILRFRTQKRLSVSEGKETRHEIEGIVYRIDKLGNKSIYSDFIINEKTIGTETSSLDRIFQVFESADSPIPLKKKYKLVSEVFRAPKDMSLYSAASQDANPIHTDPNFARLGGWDGPIVHGLWTSSQVTNILVRFACGGDSSRLVSLKETFEAPVYLNEELRLDAFHVAQSSGNQVIEIFLQSKNGEIKLKAEALVSPAKTSYVFTGQGSQSQGMGMKLLEEFPEAREIWAQAEHTANSELGFSLLEIVRNNPTSIRCGGRDWVHPKGVLHLTQFTQVALVAKSLADWAVLKKRGYLVPDSPFAGHSLGEFSALAARGFIGSENVFKIVYNRGFTMQRLVPRDAAGKSNYAMSVVLGNRHVGLNEAKILELVDESKKETGLHLEVVNYNIRDKQYSVTGHIAALELLEAKSKKFAKGKKTTIRLEGIDVPFHSRILFSGVPDFRATLEKNIPADLPLRDLDGKYIPNLIAIPFSVSKEFLQTLLDVSGSESISVLLKKNPEELDSNEVRRTILIELLAYQFAMPVQWIRTQEVFFGELGINRLIDVGARGDLSGMARQTLKDRTDSSKFQILHLEENRDEVFYEKEDVPDAEWSVQTEEAESIPEEPKSSISLEHNVSVLPDAKEEIIIVSHPGASLEIPNVTLDRKDALFSLLSLKAGVRVDEISESGTVDDLFGGNSSKRNQALADIGSEFRTNALEGAHEKPLKDFVQVLADRMPYEQPGPYLRSAFEETVKKFFPPEFGRKEIFQHLKEERMLSESGVFALSMYLPLAVRDGESLGKGALSPIGLKSRLTGTKESARWLDQAVDLFSSWKNVQIPKRSAFSNNGGGGAKVDSVALEALERKYFGLDGAFAKSIRDLRRRLLEDDPYSEYLIHDLGKIEEGRSVLDKSEDRIPAIFSEKKIVSFKNSHQWAKKRVLALAAQFLKGEIREFSKEDTLYFGNHSDSEILDILEYWNTVFGKKAHKSSLSDERKRFENANLQFSRLKNRLSERIDESPVFVYPRVIQRPDLKDGENGSLVCGDEELELNPAVSYSRYSFLESSGDFGSTFERNEAETKEYSKILNDLCKTGISFSGTKVLVTGAGPGSIASEIVKAFLLGGAEVVLTTSSYSSDRIGFYKKLYQRYGAKNSSLQIVPFSQGSFADIRSLVDWLESKNWIPDFLFPFAAIGEENTASSLDDTSLLSIRVMLVGVEKLIGELGKRRANFGDSEHKLNVILPLSPNHGIFGRDGMYAETKLGLETLFRKKFSESADWGRFVRILGGVIGWVRGTGLMEANDLLAPVLEDQTGMRTFSRSEMGFLLIGLAGWGLRNGSLEVVKADLTGNLRDVKNLGERLAKIRADIIARNKHTTEIQNISSALYPTRPIRKVKPLPKQGLVFPEAPNETDLEEFKQTAKTDLSKLVCVVGYSELGPGGSSLTRWDLEKSGTLSLEASVEMAWMMGYIQYRTGEKGKVWTDAKTGEEIQEWEVKQKYESEILKHSGIRIVEIKSSGFDPSEISVFADVVLEEDFYIPVSGPEEAEEFRKAEPEITEIYNNQKSEKWFIKRKKGSVLKIRKASAIKRKIAGQIPDGWDPEKYGIPKDLIRQVDTITIFNLYCTCEAYLRAGLDPFELFETVHPSQVGTTVGSGMGGMQMLKRLFLDYRLGEERQHDALQEALINVTAAWAVTSYAGIYGTMQTPVAACATGGISIELARDAILSGKAKFMIAGAFDDIAEESMIGFGDMNATANSEEMAEQGIEPSSICRPNDIRRNGFLESQGGGIILLARGDIALQMGLPVYGIVGFAASRTDGIQSSIPAPGIGLLSLAADSETESSPLKEALLAFGLSADDIALVYKHDTSTKANDKNENRLLHTLMRKLGRTPGNSLAVVSQKSLTGHPKAGAAVWQAIGLLQSLEEGVISGNRNLEDVDSDMNVYSSLSFTDETISFGKNFWKAGMLSTLGFGHIGALVLLMHRNFFWAALNEDEKREYLKLRKKREGYAGRRYNEIRLGTGVNLYEKKTHSFVESDREESVLLDASFRVASPFMEHFSEESKKPKEAGMRSRGFYE